The DNA region TGAACGACGAAATGAACGAATTCGTCGGCGGCGGAAGAACAGGGGGAGAGGGTGCAGAAAAATTGATGGTCGTACTCGTCGTCGCCGATGCTCGTTCTTTTTTCACCATTCCCGATCCGGTTCTTTGAGGTAACGGAGGTAATAATATCTTTTGATGATGAATCGGAATCTTGAAACTAGATGGATCTTGATTATCAgtaatcatcatcatcctccgatcatcatcatcatcatctaaagTTTTCTTATGTGGGGAAATGGGTCCGCGACGGAAACGAGCGTGACCGGTGGTACGATTACGATCAAGAAGGGAGATGAATTTTCTGAACCTATTGACGGCGGCATCTGCAACGGCGATATAGTTGTTATCTGggtcttcatcttcttcatcatcatcattggATGAATTAGATTGTCGGATTTGGGTTTGATGATGATGGGAAATCATTTGAATAAGTTTCTCGACTGTTTGAAATCCGGCAGTGGCAGCTTCTTGGACGGCGTTTTCTTCTGTATTTGAACCGTTTAAGCTTTCCCTTGTGTAGCTCAACATCTCCACCgccatctcttcttcttcttctgcaaaTTGAAGAGAGAGAGTTGAAAGGAAGCAAGAAGAAACCAGATCGATTTgagaatattaataataaataaagggaAAGATAGAAAGAAACGTCGGTCAATGgcttctttttattttgtaaataaaaaaatgcagACGCAAACAGAGAGCAGAGAAGAGGGCATCGGGATAACTGACATGTCGCGAACCCACTGTAATCGGTCAAACACTCTTCCCAATAGACCTTTCCCACGTGTCTACATCCTTGTTTGGTTTTGATTTTTGGTTTTCTCTAATGTATCTTTTATCCAATTAACAAAAACACaacaaaatacttaattttgtcatacattttatttatctgTTGAATCATATCAATTAGTATATCTCCTCATTAAAtgcaattatataatattattatttgaaaataattaatttatagttcATCTGTATATAAacatttgtattagttatttgaTAGAATTTTTTATACTCATTAACTTTTcgacaaatataaattttacttttgTTGATTTTGGGTAGAGATTTTTACGATATAATTTATTGGCTTTTAGTTTGCTCTCAtttattaaccattttttttttaaaattaaatgaattcaTCTTTAGAGTCATTGTAACAACTAGcctgtatcccgtgcatttgcacgagtaataatgtaaaaaaccgtgaaaaaaatattacgataaaattTTTATGAGTCGGTcgacccacaatccgacctaagtatcaatttactctcacatatatccaaattaaccacagttctctcgacctgacaatccgaacactttaaaaattaagcattattatatatatatatatatatatatatatatatatatatatataagtctgAGAGTTCAATACAAAACCCTACATCCATTATTCCGTTATTCCGGTTCTATGATACAATCTTCTTGTATGAAAAGGGGGTTGTCTGACGAGATACTATAGAAAATAAGATCTTACCTTGGGAGAGTCACATATTACGAATTTACCGcttgttttataataaaaacaaaaaaaaattatgcttTATCGACTCATTTCATATGATGGTTCAACTCAAACGTtaagttaaaaatcaaatagAAAGATAATATTGTAAATTGATTTAATCTACATTaagtctttttttattaaaaataggtAGGGGCtcaaaaaagataaataagaaaaaatatatatatatatatatatatatatatatatatatatatatatatatatatatatatatatatatatatatatatatatatatatatatatatatatatagatattgtttaaatattagattttttttattaaaacattaatattttttaaatatttattatttgacgTCTAAATTTGTATTTAGTTATCCgattttttagatattattttttataattataaattagtattttatttgtaactatttatttaatttaatgagaattaattcctcataaaaaaatatatatatataattatcctCATCCTTAAAtgcaattatatttatataatttaattattttaaataattagtatcAAATTAGTATAGGTGGTtgggttgaaaaaaaaaattggggtTGTAAACTTTCCAAATCAATagtttatctaaaattattagGCATTTGTTAATTGGTAAAATAGTTTACTTTGAATGtgatagtttattttaaaaaaaaatattagttatatattattattattatatatgtaattgaatataaattaattttaaaaataataagaaataaatgatattaaataaattataattacaattacaatattaattacatgagtttatttatttaaataagtaatattttttaattagaatagaatcgtaaaattaaaataatttataaatttgtaaaatcttaatattataatattaaaatcttaacaaattaattaatttaaaatcaaaattattaataaaatcgtaaaattttaatagctaaatattattttaaaaaaaaaaaaaattcttataactAGATTCTCAAGCTAGATTTGTACCCattaactatttataatttattggtACTGTTACCAAAGTCATGTCCTAAAAGTCAATAAACTCTTCACTAATTTACTGGtgagtaataaatataatttaaaaaatattagattacttattttattcaattaagaCTTTCttacataaatcaaataatattatttgtcttTTAAAGTAATAAGAGAAGTTCATTTTCCCACATTTTGAATTCAACTTctttaaaaagatataaaaatattctcAGCAAAAGAAAAAGTGAATTCAACTTCTAAAgtaataaatattcttttccAAATTTATGTTTCTCTCTAACTTTATTAAAGTTGACTTCTCTCTTAcccattttataagaattttaaaagaaaaacttatATAGACCCCTAAACTATTTCTCTATGTAATACATAaatccttttattttatttgcttACTTTTTGTCACAACTTATTTAACATGAAAAGTTTTCAATTTGTATGCTAAATTGGATAATTAAATTAACTCgtttgtaaattattaaaaaaaaaatatattttttattaaatattaatgttctttaaatttttcatcaaataatttaattttattatttaaatccaAACAAAGTTTATTTACATTAATCGTGAAAGAGTCGTTtttctattacaaaaacaatcGGTCATATAAAATTCGATATATTTGTGGGATTAtgatttgtgatatatttaagtcatcaactttttttaattattttttcaattatttttgttgaattttaaGCGATTATTTATTACAAACAATAGAGTTAGAATGTTTTTCTTCCAAATTCCAATTGGAGTTAAAGGTTATTATGAAGGTGGACATTTATAATCATCATTATAGTAGGTTtgaatatttattgtttttatttatatttattaaattcactaattttaaaaaattataatcacttatctttaatattaaagtcttaacatgaaaattttatattagttttatttcaaTGTGATCCGGTTGACTATTATACACAATCCACCCACCCATCCATCAATTTATCACATACAAATTGACTATTCTTCTCTACAAACTCAGACCACACAAACTCCATCTTCTTCA from Impatiens glandulifera chromosome 5, dImpGla2.1, whole genome shotgun sequence includes:
- the LOC124938839 gene encoding probable WRKY transcription factor 7, which gives rise to MAVEMLSYTRESLNGSNTEENAVQEAATAGFQTVEKLIQMISHHHQTQIRQSNSSNDDDEEDEDPDNNYIAVADAAVNRFRKFISLLDRNRTTGHARFRRGPISPHKKTLDDDDDDRRMMMITDNQDPSSFKIPIHHQKILLPPLPQRTGSGMVKKERASATTSTTINFSAPSPPVLPPPTNSFISSFNSGDADSSGFQITNMTQTSSGRPPISTKRKNSSIDEDAGKCALSAADRCHCSKKRKSKVKRVVKVPAISSKMAEIPSDDCSWRKYGQKPIKGSPHPRGYYRCSSVRGCPARKHVERSVNEPGILIVTYEGDHNHSHSAGDGGAAAGASLVVLESS